The nucleotide window TAGAGGCAGATTCAGTTGCTAATACAACACTAAAAAAGCGGAAAGCATCTCAGTGCTTTCCGCTTTTTTACTAATCTATTCTTACATGAAAAAGCAGAGATTCCCCAATCTCTGCTTTTTCTTACTCTATAGAAGATATACCCCTTATATTTGATCGGCTCCCCAACCTCTCAAATACGTGCTTACGCGTTTGACACAGAAGGCTGTTTCCGTTCAGCTTCACTACTCTTCGTGTCCTTTGTAGCGGCCATTCGATTCGTGGTTGCCTGGCGCTTCAAGCTGATTTGCTTTAATTTGCGTTCGTATTTCTTCATACTTGTTTCCCCCTTGGATATGCGAACACATCCAAACTATTAACGTAAATCAAAATTTCAACCTATGATGTAACCGCTTCCACAAATAACTATACTGCATCCTCCTTCGTTTTTCAACACTTGTTTTACAAAAGAATAAAAGTCTTATAACTCAAATAATACGACAATTTTTAGGAGATTGTAGATTGAAAGATCCTTTCACATATATAACCACAAATAGAAATACAACTCTCATCAATTAGTACATAGCTAGGGCGTATGTAACATTTACAACGGAAAATTTTCCCTAAATCTCCCATCAACCTGTATGATATAACACTTTTTCAAAAACCGCTTATTGTTACAGACATTAATAGAGGATTACAGTTCGTTTGAGATTGCATGTTGTAGACAGATTTCATCTAATTGGTTGCTATAATGCGAGTAGCTTGAGAAGACGGAGGGAAATGAATGAAACGAATACTAAGTATAACAACAGCAGCAATCTTTGGTTTAGGATTCTTTACAGCGGCCGCAGAGGCGGCTACAGTTGTGAATACAAGTGTACTAAACGTTCGGCAGGCCCCGAGCACAAGTTCTTCTATTCTAGGAAAAGTAACAACCGGACAAACCTTGCAGGTGACCGGTAAAGAAAACGACTGGCTACGCATTTTACATAACGGACAAACAGCCTATGTGAGCGCACAATATACAAAGCAAGATACACAGTATGTCAATGCTTCTGTACTGAATGTACGTACCGGTCCAGGTACCAATCACAGCATTGTGGGAAAACTGATTCATGGGCAAGCTGTCCAAGTTCTGTCTGATGCAGGAAACGGCTGGGCACTGATTGGCTTTGACCGGGGCGCAGCTTATGTTAGCAAGCAGTTTTTAGGTACAGGAACGGTCAAGGCCGCCCAAGAAATACAAGTAGAGGCCACCGCGTATACACCGTATGATGAGGGAATGAGCGGCATTACAGCAATGGGAATTGATGTACGCCAAAATCCAAATATGAAGCTCATCGCTGTTGACCCGAAAATAATTCCACTTGGCACAAAAGTATGGGTAGAAGGCTACGGTGAAGCACTGGCTGGTGATACAGGCGGAGCGATTAAAGGCAATCGAATTGATGTGCTCATGCCAACAAAGGAACAAGCTTTTCAATGGGGACGCAAGCAAGTGAAAATTCGAATAGCGGATTAAACAAAGAGCACCTTGCGATATGCAAGGTGCTTTCACAGTTTATATAACGTATACTTGTTTAGGAAGGAGGAGTATATATGAATGTAAACGCAACACCGGATTGGATTGGACTGCCGCGAAAGCAGGACCATACTTTATTTGTGGACTTTACTTTAACAGATGATGATGCACGCTATAAGTTGATTGTAGAAGACAATGTCCCCCGCATTTTACAGTATAAACCTATACCGGGCCGACCAAAACCGCTGCTCGAACCAGCATCGTACGTTCCAGAAGAGGCAGAAGCGCTCATCCGATTTATCCTTTCTAATATGTAAACCGACAGAACTCTCACTTGTCGGTTTTTTCTCTGCTTACCCTAACACGCCCCTTTAAAAAAAGTAGCTCTCAATCGCTACTTTACTGTAAATTCGGCTATAATGGTAGGTAGGAATTTTTTATGGAGGTAGCAATATGCTGCAGCACTCAATTGGAAAAGAAGAAATTTTAGAAGCGGCTGATCGCATAATTGCGACGCTGAGTCCAAGTGTTGAAGAAGATCGCTTGATCATGGCGACTGGTCTGCGCTTATATCGAGAAGGACGTGTATATAACGTAAACCTGTACGACGATGTACTAGAAGGAACCGTAGAAGAGGAAGAAACATGCACTGTACAGCTTCCTTTGCATCGCATTGACGAAAGCTATTGCGACTGTTTTCAAGTCGGCTACTGTCAGCATATGATTGCCCTTTTATTTTATGCAGGGGCTAGCTTCGGCCTTGTCGGAGAAATTATGAAGCGATTTAAACATAAAGATAAACCAGTAGATATCCTACCGCAGCTTAAAACAGCCAAGCAATTGCTGCAAACAGCGGCTTACGAAGAAAACGACTATAACAGCTGGCTGCAATTTTTTGAGCGAGAGGCAGAAGCTTTTACGAAGGAGCAAGCTCGATATCCGTTTCGTCAATCGTATCTACTTGTTAATATTTTTGAGGACTTTTACAAAAAGTTGGCTCGTAAAGCACCGCGTGTGAATGTGCTTCGCGATTTATTTACTCTGAACGCAGCCCTATTTGGCTTCAAGCAATTGCTTCTTGCTGCTGTAAAATTTGAAGCAGAAAAGGTGTATTCCTACTACAATCCACTCGTTGTCGCGTCACGCTTTGTAGATGAAATTGACTTGTTAATCGACAAGCTTATGGCAGGACCGATACCAATGAGCTACGACCACATGATTTCAGGAACAGGACAATTAATTCATGACTTATTCTTCACGCATCGTCTCATGCTGCCGGAGCGTTACTTTTTATACCGCCGGTTATGGAGCGATTTATTAAAACGAAACATCCATGAAGAAGAAGCGCGTATTGCTCTTGTATCATCATCTGACATGCAGCCTTTGGCTTTAGCGCATCTCGCCTTCATTCATAAACAGGATGAGACAGCTATAGAGCTTTTACAACCATTGCCGTATCAATTTGTGGATTTGTATATCTATTGGATTGATGAGCTATGTGCTGAAAGTAAATTAGAACGTGCACAAACATGGTTAACCGTTTGCTACATAAAGGTAAAGCTCTGCCTAGCAGATCATGACTATCCTTCTAAGCGTGAGCTCGCCCGTCTCTATCTAAACGCTTATATGCGTTTCGCTGACCTTATTGACGATACAGCCGGTGCAGAGGTGATCTTGCAAGAGCTTTTACCGCACAGCTTCTTTGAATATAGCGAACACCTACTGAACCAAAAACAATATCGCATATGGGCAGATCTGCAGCTCATGATGGGCTATGATTCTATAGATGGCTTACAGCACATTGTACGCGAAGTCGAAAAGGAAGACCGAGAAGCCGTATTGCCTTTGTATCACCGCGCCGTCATACAATGCATCGAAATGAAAAACCGCCCCGCTTACCGGCAAGCCGTTCGTTATTTAAAAAAATTGCGCACGCATTATAAGAAGCTAA belongs to Ectobacillus sp. JY-23 and includes:
- a CDS encoding SH3 domain-containing protein, with the translated sequence MKRILSITTAAIFGLGFFTAAAEAATVVNTSVLNVRQAPSTSSSILGKVTTGQTLQVTGKENDWLRILHNGQTAYVSAQYTKQDTQYVNASVLNVRTGPGTNHSIVGKLIHGQAVQVLSDAGNGWALIGFDRGAAYVSKQFLGTGTVKAAQEIQVEATAYTPYDEGMSGITAMGIDVRQNPNMKLIAVDPKIIPLGTKVWVEGYGEALAGDTGGAIKGNRIDVLMPTKEQAFQWGRKQVKIRIAD
- a CDS encoding SWIM zinc finger domain-containing protein; this encodes MLQHSIGKEEILEAADRIIATLSPSVEEDRLIMATGLRLYREGRVYNVNLYDDVLEGTVEEEETCTVQLPLHRIDESYCDCFQVGYCQHMIALLFYAGASFGLVGEIMKRFKHKDKPVDILPQLKTAKQLLQTAAYEENDYNSWLQFFEREAEAFTKEQARYPFRQSYLLVNIFEDFYKKLARKAPRVNVLRDLFTLNAALFGFKQLLLAAVKFEAEKVYSYYNPLVVASRFVDEIDLLIDKLMAGPIPMSYDHMISGTGQLIHDLFFTHRLMLPERYFLYRRLWSDLLKRNIHEEEARIALVSSSDMQPLALAHLAFIHKQDETAIELLQPLPYQFVDLYIYWIDELCAESKLERAQTWLTVCYIKVKLCLADHDYPSKRELARLYLNAYMRFADLIDDTAGAEVILQELLPHSFFEYSEHLLNQKQYRIWADLQLMMGYDSIDGLQHIVREVEKEDREAVLPLYHRAVIQCIEMKNRPAYRQAVRYLKKLRTHYKKLKRTDDWERFMMTITASFSRLRALQEELRKGKLIDDKN